CGGGGAGCACGCCTATCGCCTTCGCTTTTCGGCCGGCCAGCTTCCACCGACCGACGCCTTCTGGTCGCTCACAGCCACGGACACCGTCGGCTACAAAATCAGCACGCCCATCGGCCGATCGAGCGTGGACAGCCATTCCGGTCTGCTGAAGAACGCCGACGACTCCGTCGACATCCTGCTGCAGCCCAACCAGCCATCCGGTGCCGCACGGAACTGGCTGGCAACGCCGCCAGGCCGGTTCAAGCTCATGCTCCGCGCCTACCTGCCGGGATCCGCCATCATGGACGGCAATTACGAGGTACCGCCGGTGGTTGAGGTCCGGTCATGAATCGCCTGATTCTGAAGCACGGCGCCGCGGTCACTTTCGTCATTCTTGCGCTCTTCGCTTGGGTCATCTACCGGCGGATCGTCGATGGCGGTCTGGACGCGATCATTCCGCTGGCGGTAACGGCCGTGGCAGTGTGGGTGATCGGAACCTTAGCCCTCATCTACTTCTGGCCCCGGATCACGGTCGGCGGCTTCAAGCGCATAATCGTCAGCCGCGGCTTGGGCGGCGGTCCGATCCCCGTCAACACGGTCTACGCCGTGACCGAGAGCGCCTCGCAGTCCGCTTCGTCCGGCAGCGTCATCGCAACCGGCACCGACGACGTTCTATACGTCGGCGGGTGGCTTGATGTAAAGGCCGGACCGCAGGTGCTGCACGTGCCCGAGATGGAAGGCCGCTACTACAGCGTGCAGTTCACCGATCCGGGCAGCGGCGCCAATTTCGCCTACGTCGGCAAACGCACCACCGGCACCACGGCCGGCAACTTCCTTCTCTGCGAACCCAAGTGGGGAGGCCACACGCCCGAAGGGACGACTCGGATCGAAGTGCCGCATCACGCCGCATTGCTCATCGGTCGAGTGTTCGTCGCTGACGAGGGCGATCACGGAGCGGCCTACGCACTCGCCAAACAAATCCAGCTCACACCACTTAAACTCGAGTGCCAACGTTAACCCGGACCAGGTCCACCATCAGGTGGACTTGGCCTCGCGAGCCTGCTGGGGGCTGCCGTCAACCTATGCTTGACGACAGATCACCGTCAATCTACGCTTGACGCATGGAAGATTTTCCCGTCTCACTAGACACTCTGATTGCTTTTGTTCATGCCATCCATCCTGAGGGTGACGCACTGGAGGCACTGTCCGATGCGATCCGCGTCTCGCGCCGCACCGAAGATCAGGCAGATGCGCTCATCGGCCACTTTGTCGACCAGGCCCGTCGGACCGGCGCTTCCTGGAGCCAGATCGGCGAAAGCATGGGGGTCTCGAAGCAGGCCGCACAGCAACGGTTTGTGGCCCGGCCATCCCACCCCATCCCTGGTGGGCAGGGCAGGATCGTCGAGCGGTTCGCTCCGCGCGCCCGCCATGCACTGGTCGTCTCGCGCCGGCTCGCCGCCGACGACGCGCAGGCCACCGAGACCGAGCCGCGCCATATCGTCGGCGCCCTGTTGAGCGAACCGGAAAGCATTGCGGCCGCGGCCATTCGCACACTGGGTGTGAGCGGGGAGAGCTTGTTCGCCGCGCTCCGCCTTCCACCCATCATCGCCGTGGAACCGACCGCGACCACTGAACAGGCCCATTCCCTACAGTTCGGTACCGACGCGAAGAAAATGATCGCGCATGCCCTGGACGTCGCCCTGCACTACGTTCACAACTACATCGGAACGGAGCACCTGCTCCTCTCCGCCGCCGCCGAGGGTCCGGAAAAAGCTGCTCTCGAGGCACTCGGTCTCAGCATCGCCCAACTCCGCCCTGTGATCGAAAACCAACTGACGGCCCGCCGCGAAGCAAAGGAACCCGGACCCCGGTGATGAGGACCGGTGCCAAATGCAACAGACCCTTCGCGGGGACAAAGCATTCAGGTCCGGAGGAGCCTCGCCGCCCCACAGGGGGTGCCGCGTCTGGACCCCGCCAAGGTCGGTGGCCCGACAGGTGAGCGCAGGCCGCGCGGCGAAGTTGTTGGCCTCGAATTCAGCCGGTTGTCCGCCCGCCCAGCTGCGACTCCGCCGCTGCCTAACGCATGGCGGGACGGCGACGGGGGTTCAAGCGAAGGGTTGGGCAGGTCTATGGAATGTGGCGGTTGATCCAGCGCAGCACCGGGCCGAGGACGGGGCGTTCGTGCCAGCGGCGCTGCATGATGGTTTCCCGGCTTCGCCGAAGGGCGTGTGCCTGCCGTCGGGACCAGGCGCCCTTGTCTTCCGACGTCAGTTCCCGGGCTCTTCTGCGCAGCGAGACGGTGCAGTTGACGCACACGCCGGCCTCGGGTCTGGCTCCCAGACGGAGGATGCCTGCTTCAGGGAAATTTCGGCCACAGCACCAACACAACTGTTGGCTGCCTTCGGGGCCTGGATTCGTTGTCGTCATGGGTGCATCATGTCACGTGGTCAGCGGGGAGCCGAGCTGCTGTTGAGGATCGCCGGCTGTCCCCCCGGGGACACCGGCATCCCTGATGGCGGTGCCGGTGCTTTTTGCGGAGCGGGACGCGTAGTGGTACCGGCTCAGGCTGGTGGTGAATAGTGGACGGTCGCCGGCCGAACCTTGGCCGTTCCCTGTCGCGGACTTATCCTGAACAGGTGGACGGAAGCGAACTGAGGTATCAGGGCCAACGTGAGTTGCTCGGCGAGACGGTTGCCCACCTTGGGGTCATCGATCCGAGAATCCGGGCTGCCGTGATGG
This genomic stretch from Arthrobacter dokdonellae harbors:
- a CDS encoding DUF1214 domain-containing protein — protein: MGLTFAYLTTVLALNAIAKTETKTVNGWSAIPHAGRPGNGLLVRAALQKALPVVNVFEEAAYWTATSDDAGARLSGEHAYRLRFSAGQLPPTDAFWSLTATDTVGYKISTPIGRSSVDSHSGLLKNADDSVDILLQPNQPSGAARNWLATPPGRFKLMLRAYLPGSAIMDGNYEVPPVVEVRS
- a CDS encoding DUF1254 domain-containing protein → MNRLILKHGAAVTFVILALFAWVIYRRIVDGGLDAIIPLAVTAVAVWVIGTLALIYFWPRITVGGFKRIIVSRGLGGGPIPVNTVYAVTESASQSASSGSVIATGTDDVLYVGGWLDVKAGPQVLHVPEMEGRYYSVQFTDPGSGANFAYVGKRTTGTTAGNFLLCEPKWGGHTPEGTTRIEVPHHAALLIGRVFVADEGDHGAAYALAKQIQLTPLKLECQR
- a CDS encoding Clp protease N-terminal domain-containing protein encodes the protein MEDFPVSLDTLIAFVHAIHPEGDALEALSDAIRVSRRTEDQADALIGHFVDQARRTGASWSQIGESMGVSKQAAQQRFVARPSHPIPGGQGRIVERFAPRARHALVVSRRLAADDAQATETEPRHIVGALLSEPESIAAAAIRTLGVSGESLFAALRLPPIIAVEPTATTEQAHSLQFGTDAKKMIAHALDVALHYVHNYIGTEHLLLSAAAEGPEKAALEALGLSIAQLRPVIENQLTARREAKEPGPR